In Sphingomonas sp. PAMC26645, one DNA window encodes the following:
- the folP gene encoding dihydropteroate synthase gives MTSLHLRLRPVQFVDTPIGHEDNSVARLAGGLQWFAAYEVIEGRTRRTIPVADVARLGERAAHLHATITAPRPALKLGERTLHFDQPIVAGILNVTPDSFSDGGKHVDDPAAAAAAGIDMAAAGATLIDVGGESTRPGAPAVWEGDEIARLVPVVERLARAGAIVSVDTRKAAVMEATLAAGAHIVNDVAALLWDDRALDVVANSGCPVVLMHSPDPKKGGHGNGGYTNVLTDVFDWLEARIAAVVAGGVDRSQIMVDPGIGFGKTLAENLALLNGLAIFHGLGCPIMLGASRKRLIGALSNEAPVDQRLAGSLALALKGAEAGVQILRVHDVAETVQALKIWRGLRDQSLVGG, from the coding sequence ATGACCAGCCTCCACCTCCGCCTCCGCCCCGTCCAGTTCGTCGACACCCCGATCGGCCACGAAGACAACAGCGTCGCGCGCCTGGCGGGCGGCCTGCAATGGTTCGCCGCGTACGAAGTGATCGAAGGCCGCACCCGCCGCACCATCCCCGTCGCCGATGTGGCCAGACTAGGCGAGCGTGCCGCGCACTTACACGCCACCATTACCGCGCCCCGCCCGGCACTCAAACTCGGCGAACGCACACTTCACTTCGACCAGCCGATCGTCGCCGGCATCCTCAACGTTACCCCCGACAGCTTCTCCGACGGCGGCAAGCATGTCGACGACCCCGCCGCCGCCGCCGCCGCCGGCATCGACATGGCCGCCGCCGGGGCCACGCTGATCGACGTCGGCGGCGAATCTACTCGCCCCGGCGCGCCCGCGGTATGGGAAGGCGACGAGATCGCGCGGCTCGTACCCGTCGTCGAACGCCTCGCGCGCGCCGGTGCGATCGTCTCGGTCGACACGCGCAAGGCCGCCGTCATGGAAGCCACGCTCGCCGCCGGCGCGCACATCGTCAACGACGTCGCCGCGCTCCTCTGGGATGACCGCGCACTTGATGTGGTCGCAAATAGCGGCTGCCCGGTCGTGCTGATGCACTCGCCCGACCCTAAGAAAGGTGGCCACGGCAACGGTGGCTACACCAACGTTCTGACGGACGTCTTCGACTGGTTGGAAGCTCGCATCGCCGCGGTAGTCGCCGGTGGCGTCGACCGGTCGCAGATCATGGTCGATCCCGGCATCGGCTTCGGTAAGACGCTCGCCGAGAACCTCGCTCTGCTCAACGGCCTGGCGATCTTCCACGGTCTCGGCTGCCCGATCATGCTTGGCGCCAGCCGCAAGCGTCTGATCGGCGCGCTCTCGAACGAGGCCCCGGTCGACCAGCGCCTCGCTGGTTCGCTCGCGCTGGCACTCAAGGGCGCCGAGGCCG
- a CDS encoding site-specific DNA-methyltransferase yields the protein MGLIDTIARPRAKKAVEPAVQTVLPLDQILRGDCIEHMKALPSNSIDMIFADPPYNLQLGGELYRPDGSHVDAVTDDWDKFDTFAAYDRFTRAWLKEARRILKDDGALWVIGSYHNIFRVGAAVQDLGYWILNDIVWRKTNPMPNFRGTRFTNAHETLIWASKGEKAKYHFNYRAMKTLNDELQMRSDWEFPTCGGAERLKKNGTKVHPTQKPEALLYRILLACTKPGDVVLDPFFGTGTTGAVAKRLGRSWIGIDREGDYIEAAQERIEAALPLDESALATMMSPRTQPKVAFGVLVENAYLAPGAVLTDSKRRWRATIRADGSLLSDCGTIGSIHKLGSTLQNAPACNGWSFWHYESDKGLKPIDDLRQTYLLANTI from the coding sequence ATGGGTTTGATCGACACGATCGCACGGCCGCGTGCGAAAAAGGCAGTGGAGCCGGCGGTTCAAACCGTACTTCCTCTCGACCAGATCCTGCGTGGCGACTGCATCGAGCACATGAAGGCGCTCCCGTCGAACTCGATCGACATGATCTTCGCCGACCCGCCCTACAACCTCCAGCTCGGCGGCGAACTCTATCGCCCCGACGGCAGCCACGTCGACGCGGTCACCGACGACTGGGACAAGTTCGACACCTTCGCCGCGTACGACCGCTTCACCCGCGCCTGGCTCAAGGAAGCACGCCGCATCCTCAAGGACGACGGCGCGCTTTGGGTCATCGGCAGCTACCACAACATCTTCCGCGTCGGTGCGGCGGTGCAGGATCTCGGCTACTGGATCCTCAACGACATCGTCTGGCGCAAGACCAACCCGATGCCCAACTTCCGCGGCACGCGCTTCACCAATGCGCACGAGACGCTGATCTGGGCGTCGAAGGGCGAGAAGGCGAAATACCACTTCAACTACCGCGCGATGAAGACGCTCAACGACGAGCTCCAGATGCGCAGCGATTGGGAATTCCCGACCTGCGGCGGTGCCGAGCGGCTCAAGAAGAACGGCACCAAGGTGCATCCCACGCAGAAGCCCGAGGCGCTGCTGTACCGCATCCTGCTGGCGTGCACGAAGCCCGGCGACGTCGTGCTCGATCCGTTCTTCGGCACCGGCACCACCGGCGCGGTCGCCAAGCGTCTCGGTCGCAGCTGGATCGGCATCGACCGCGAAGGCGACTACATCGAAGCTGCGCAGGAACGCATCGAGGCAGCATTGCCACTCGACGAATCCGCCCTCGCAACCATGATGAGCCCCCGCACGCAGCCCAAGGTCGCGTTCGGCGTGCTGGTCGAGAACGCGTATCTCGCCCCCGGCGCGGTGCTGACCGATTCGAAGCGCCGCTGGCGTGCCACCATCCGCGCGGATGGCTCGCTGCTCAGCGACTGCGGCACGATCGGCTCGATCCACAAGCTCGGCTCGACGCTCCAGAACGCCCCCGCCTGCAACGGTTGGAGCTTCTGGCATTACGAGAGCGACAAGGGCCTGAAGCCGATCGACGACCTCCGCCAGACGTATCTGCTGGCAAACACGATCTAA
- a CDS encoding ribonuclease HII, whose protein sequence is MPGMKHEKLCVGPVAGVDEAGRGPLAGPVVAAAVILPAKGVPRGIDDSKKLSASERERLCARLKGCAIVGIGIVQPDEIDTLNIYWATMKAMTLAVDALAVELGQAPGHVLVDGNRLPRWTYPATPLVGGDAKSLSIAAASIVAKHTRDLIMIAAADVHPEYNWHSNKGYGCAHHMKALRDHGPTPIHRRSFAPVAAAYLAREGLFAQETTS, encoded by the coding sequence ATGCCCGGCATGAAACACGAAAAGCTCTGCGTCGGCCCCGTCGCCGGTGTCGACGAAGCCGGTCGCGGTCCGCTCGCGGGGCCAGTCGTAGCCGCCGCCGTGATCCTGCCCGCAAAAGGCGTCCCCCGCGGTATCGACGACTCGAAAAAGCTCTCCGCCTCCGAGCGCGAACGGCTCTGCGCCCGCCTCAAAGGCTGCGCGATCGTCGGCATCGGCATCGTCCAGCCGGACGAGATCGACACGCTCAACATCTACTGGGCGACGATGAAGGCGATGACGCTCGCCGTCGACGCGCTGGCGGTCGAACTCGGCCAGGCCCCCGGCCACGTCCTGGTCGACGGCAACCGCTTGCCCCGCTGGACCTACCCCGCCACGCCGCTGGTCGGCGGCGATGCGAAGTCGCTGTCGATCGCCGCCGCCTCGATCGTCGCCAAGCACACGCGCGACCTCATCATGATCGCCGCCGCCGACGTGCATCCCGAATATAACTGGCATTCGAACAAGGGTTACGGCTGCGCGCACCACATGAAGGCGCTCCGCGATCACGGCCCCACGCCGATTCACCGCCGCAGTTTCGCCCCCGTCGCCGCCGCCTATCTGGCGCGCGAGGGACTTTTCGCACAGGAAACGACGAGCTGA
- a CDS encoding bifunctional hydroxymethylpyrimidine kinase/phosphomethylpyrimidine kinase: MTARVLIIAGSDSGGGAGIQADIKTVTMLAGHAMTAVTAITAQNTLGVQAVHQIPTDIVLAQIDSVVSDIGIDAVKIGMIGSAETANAVADILTSLFSREGGSPDWTPAFAGEQGGAGQPYPARIPIIFDPVMIATSGSVLADRDTIAAFTRLMRVATLVTPNLPELAALGGEHAIRALGPAILIKGGHAEGPHVTDRLVTHSGETRWTNPRIETRHAHGTGCTLASGIATGLAQGLSLAAAIERAIAFVRAALASAPGLGAGHGPMGHALGTSPFDQLKDRQCPA, encoded by the coding sequence ATGACAGCGCGGGTTCTCATAATAGCCGGCTCCGACTCGGGCGGCGGCGCAGGAATTCAGGCGGATATCAAGACGGTAACTATGCTCGCCGGCCACGCGATGACGGCCGTTACCGCGATCACCGCACAGAACACGCTCGGCGTGCAGGCGGTCCACCAGATCCCCACCGACATCGTCCTTGCGCAGATAGACTCCGTCGTCTCGGACATCGGCATAGACGCCGTAAAGATCGGCATGATCGGCTCGGCCGAAACTGCCAACGCGGTCGCGGATATTCTCACTAGCTTGTTCTCCCGCGAAGGCGGGAGCCCAGACTGGACTCCCGCCTTCGCGGGAGAACAAGGTGGGGCAGGCCAACCTTACCCTGCGCGCATCCCCATCATCTTCGACCCGGTGATGATCGCCACCTCCGGCTCCGTCCTCGCAGACCGCGACACCATAGCCGCCTTCACTCGCCTCATGCGGGTCGCCACGCTCGTAACCCCCAACCTCCCCGAACTGGCAGCCCTCGGTGGCGAGCATGCAATCCGCGCACTAGGCCCAGCAATCCTCATAAAAGGCGGCCACGCCGAAGGCCCCCATGTCACTGACCGCCTCGTCACCCACTCCGGCGAAACCCGCTGGACCAATCCCCGCATCGAAACCCGCCACGCGCACGGCACCGGCTGCACGCTCGCCAGCGGCATTGCGACCGGCCTCGCTCAAGGCCTGTCGCTCGCCGCCGCAATCGAGCGCGCCATCGCGTTCGTCCGCGCCGCACTTGCCAGCGCGCCAGGGCTTGGCGCAGGCCACGGCCCAATGGGCCACGCACTCGGCACCAGCCCGTTCGACCAGTTGAAAGACCGCCAATGCCCGGCATGA